One Halobacterium zhouii genomic region harbors:
- a CDS encoding DUF5816 domain-containing protein, with translation MKTVATDDGELYVAEDEGDRGEKGPFLVVYRTPDRERRWGWFCTNCESVDNAMDSMGRIECNVCGNFRKPEEWDSAHE, from the coding sequence ATGAAGACGGTGGCGACCGACGACGGGGAGTTGTACGTCGCCGAGGACGAGGGCGACCGGGGAGAGAAGGGGCCGTTCCTGGTCGTGTACCGGACGCCCGACCGAGAGCGCCGGTGGGGCTGGTTCTGCACGAACTGCGAGTCCGTGGACAACGCGATGGATTCGATGGGGCGCATCGAGTGCAACGTCTGCGGGAACTTCCGGAAGCCCGAGGAGTGGGATTCGGCCCACGAGTAA
- a CDS encoding DUF7116 family protein, whose product MGTVSTPPDEQARSIFTDLGYSLAGDGAEFSATRDWKEIRVSAVTDDVETTGGSDYRCFVTWATDADELEARLRRRDPTYEWAVIGVREDGDYEVARAPPVA is encoded by the coding sequence ATGGGGACTGTTAGCACCCCTCCAGACGAGCAGGCACGGTCCATCTTCACCGACCTCGGGTACAGTCTCGCCGGCGACGGCGCCGAGTTCTCCGCGACGCGAGACTGGAAGGAGATTCGCGTCTCCGCGGTGACCGACGACGTAGAGACGACCGGTGGTAGCGACTACCGATGTTTCGTCACGTGGGCTACAGACGCCGACGAACTCGAGGCGCGGTTGCGTCGGCGCGACCCGACCTACGAGTGGGCCGTCATCGGGGTGCGAGAAGACGGAGACTACGAGGTGGCGCGCGCGCCACCGGTCGCCTGA
- a CDS encoding pyridoxal-phosphate-dependent aminotransferase family protein gives MTDAPDGDDDERNASGGAPDVGELNPPQRTLMGPGPSPVHPRVLKAMSTPLVGHLDPSFVEIMDETQELLRYAFQTDNEWTIPVSGTGSAAMEAAIGNLVAPGDTFLAPTNGYFGDRMASMARRAGGDVVRVGAPWGEPLDPADVADACEAYEPDVFGFVHAETSTGVLQPDVPALTEAAHDHGALVIADAVTSIGGVEFRVDDWNIDAAYAGPQKCLSCPPGASPLTLNDRAMERVLDRDEPTRSWYLDLSLLEGYWGEERAYHHTAPVSNVYALREALRLVAEEGIEARWERHERVAGALKAGVEAMGLGVNPTDEHWLPSLNAVNVPAGVDDAAVIDYVLEQYDLEIAAGLGDLAGEVFRVGCMGHGARPGNVTLVVAALADAFDALGGDSDGTDVDADAGLVAVREALR, from the coding sequence ATGACCGACGCGCCGGACGGCGACGATGACGAACGGAACGCGAGCGGCGGGGCGCCAGACGTGGGCGAACTGAATCCGCCACAGCGCACGCTGATGGGGCCGGGTCCGAGTCCCGTGCATCCGCGCGTTCTAAAGGCGATGAGCACGCCGCTGGTGGGGCACCTCGACCCGTCGTTCGTGGAGATAATGGACGAGACCCAGGAGTTGCTGCGGTACGCGTTCCAGACGGACAACGAGTGGACAATTCCCGTGTCGGGAACGGGGTCGGCGGCGATGGAGGCCGCAATCGGGAACCTCGTGGCGCCCGGCGATACGTTCCTCGCGCCGACGAACGGCTACTTCGGGGACCGGATGGCGTCGATGGCGCGGCGCGCGGGCGGCGACGTCGTGCGCGTCGGCGCGCCGTGGGGGGAACCACTGGACCCGGCGGACGTCGCGGACGCCTGCGAGGCGTACGAACCGGACGTGTTCGGGTTCGTGCACGCGGAGACGTCGACTGGCGTCCTGCAACCCGACGTCCCTGCGCTCACGGAGGCGGCCCACGACCACGGTGCGCTCGTGATCGCGGACGCGGTGACGAGCATCGGCGGCGTGGAGTTCCGAGTGGACGACTGGAACATCGACGCGGCGTACGCCGGCCCGCAGAAGTGCCTGTCGTGCCCGCCAGGCGCCAGTCCGCTCACGCTGAACGACCGCGCGATGGAGAGAGTGCTCGACCGGGACGAGCCGACCCGGTCGTGGTATCTCGACCTCTCGCTGCTGGAGGGGTACTGGGGCGAGGAGCGCGCGTACCACCACACTGCGCCGGTGTCGAACGTGTACGCGCTCCGTGAGGCGTTGCGTCTCGTCGCGGAGGAAGGCATCGAGGCCCGCTGGGAGCGCCACGAGCGAGTGGCTGGCGCACTGAAGGCGGGCGTCGAGGCGATGGGTCTCGGGGTGAATCCGACGGACGAGCACTGGCTGCCGAGTCTGAACGCCGTGAACGTCCCGGCGGGTGTGGACGACGCAGCGGTCATCGACTACGTGCTCGAGCAGTACGACCTCGAAATCGCTGCCGGCCTGGGCGACCTCGCGGGCGAGGTCTTCCGCGTCGGCTGCATGGGTCACGGCGCCCGCCCGGGGAACGTCACGCTCGTCGTCGCGGCGCTCGCGGACGCGTTCGACGCGCTGGGCGGGGATTCGGATGGAACGGACGTCGACGCGGACGCAGGACTAGTGGCAGTCCGCGAAGCACTGCGATAA
- a CDS encoding mechanosensitive ion channel domain-containing protein: protein MPTESPSSFADLVNSTIDGFVGNVAAALPEILTGLVFLVLAAIGIRIATIVARAVLRRVFRKQPMYVQLGGTLTSVVLWFGTLLAFLAAVGLPDIAAALGTASGFLALGVSYALSGMLADAVAGLYLLRDPDFNPGDTVTAADVTGTVTAIELRKTRLDVEGDTVVRANADIEKKWTKKVE, encoded by the coding sequence ATGCCGACCGAATCGCCGTCGTCGTTCGCGGACCTCGTGAACAGCACCATCGACGGGTTCGTCGGGAACGTCGCGGCCGCCCTCCCCGAGATACTCACCGGCCTCGTGTTTCTCGTGCTCGCCGCTATCGGCATCCGCATCGCAACCATCGTCGCGCGGGCGGTCCTGCGGCGCGTCTTCCGGAAGCAACCGATGTACGTCCAGCTCGGCGGCACACTCACGTCGGTCGTGCTCTGGTTCGGCACGCTCCTCGCGTTCCTCGCCGCCGTCGGCCTCCCCGACATCGCCGCCGCGCTCGGCACCGCGTCGGGGTTCCTCGCGCTCGGCGTCTCCTACGCGCTCTCCGGCATGCTCGCCGACGCCGTCGCCGGCCTCTACCTGCTCCGGGACCCCGACTTCAACCCCGGCGACACCGTCACCGCCGCCGACGTCACCGGCACCGTCACCGCCATCGAACTCCGGAAGACCCGCCTCGACGTCGAGGGCGACACGGTCGTTCGCGCGAACGCCGACATCGAGAAGAAGTGGACGAAGAAAGTGGAGTGA
- a CDS encoding DUF5789 family protein, with protein MADDKQGRDKQADDEERRQRERELEEARNRADEAEPIRDDPGEQLDDLDEALETHDYPTTTEELIEDYGDYEIETQGGSTSLEEVLAPTDNQTFASADDARSRIQGLIHR; from the coding sequence ATGGCAGACGACAAACAGGGCCGAGACAAGCAAGCGGATGACGAAGAGCGACGCCAGCGAGAGCGGGAGCTAGAGGAGGCACGCAACCGCGCCGACGAAGCTGAACCAATTCGCGACGACCCTGGCGAGCAACTCGATGACCTTGATGAAGCGCTCGAGACCCACGATTATCCGACCACGACGGAAGAATTGATCGAGGACTACGGTGACTACGAGATCGAAACGCAGGGCGGGTCGACGTCCCTTGAGGAGGTGCTTGCCCCAACCGACAACCAGACGTTCGCCTCCGCCGATGACGCCCGAAGCCGGATACAGGGACTGATACATCGCTGA
- a CDS encoding metal-dependent hydrolase produces MFVGHAAFAFGAVALLSSRYGATRQRAVALGVVAALFATIPDVDMAYALVALVGVDPTQPIAAAESFWSASTQVHRAVTHSLVVAVPSAAAFALTPTHRRVAAGVLVALVALAGVVTGPLAAAVMALFAVAGWLVATASHRVGVHGRSLFVVALAGLASHPFGDLLTGHPPQFLYPLDAAVFGSRVTLAADPTLHLLGAFAVELAAVWIGVLALVHLSELDLREHVNARAAAGAAYALAALVIPPPTLAGSYQFVFSVLAVSVVGVVPLENHRTVSTPHPWTALLTGLAAVTLGGVAYATVYLGGLA; encoded by the coding sequence ATGTTCGTGGGGCACGCGGCGTTCGCGTTCGGCGCTGTCGCTCTCCTCAGCAGCCGGTACGGAGCGACCCGTCAGCGCGCGGTCGCGCTCGGCGTGGTCGCCGCGCTGTTCGCCACGATTCCCGACGTGGACATGGCGTACGCGCTCGTCGCACTCGTCGGCGTCGACCCGACCCAGCCGATTGCGGCCGCCGAGTCCTTCTGGAGCGCCTCCACCCAGGTCCACCGCGCGGTCACGCACTCGCTCGTCGTCGCCGTCCCGAGTGCTGCCGCGTTCGCGCTCACACCGACGCATCGACGCGTCGCTGCGGGCGTGCTGGTCGCGCTGGTCGCGCTCGCGGGCGTCGTGACGGGGCCGCTCGCCGCCGCGGTGATGGCGCTGTTCGCCGTCGCCGGGTGGCTCGTCGCCACCGCGAGCCACCGCGTCGGCGTGCACGGACGAAGCCTGTTCGTCGTCGCGCTCGCCGGCCTCGCCTCCCACCCGTTCGGCGACCTGCTCACCGGCCACCCGCCACAGTTCCTCTACCCGCTCGACGCCGCCGTGTTCGGCAGCCGCGTCACGCTCGCCGCTGACCCGACGCTCCACTTGCTCGGCGCGTTCGCCGTCGAACTCGCCGCCGTCTGGATTGGCGTGCTCGCGCTCGTCCACCTCTCGGAACTCGACCTCAGGGAACACGTGAACGCTCGCGCCGCTGCCGGCGCGGCGTACGCGCTGGCCGCGCTCGTCATCCCGCCGCCGACGCTCGCGGGCTCCTACCAGTTCGTGTTCAGCGTGCTCGCCGTCAGCGTGGTCGGCGTCGTCCCCCTCGAGAACCACCGGACGGTGTCCACACCACACCCGTGGACGGCGCTACTCACAGGACTCGCGGCGGTGACACTCGGCGGCGTGGCGTACGCGACGGTGTACCTCGGCGGACTCGCGTAA
- a CDS encoding winged helix-turn-helix domain-containing protein, with protein MGENGESEPETLTGFDADEVFALVGNETRAAIVHALGEAGGRDVARATLSFSELRKRVGGDVRSSQFNYHLQQLVGSFVEHVDDGYRLHRVGMRLYRTIVAGTFTQRELLDPFEVGVDCYFCGSAVEAAYEDAQFMVQCPDCGHAYIRMLMPPSAVDTDDDAELLARVDQFNRRDLLAYGRGVCTICAHPLDTQLIPAADAPMAGSAELDVFVHRPCDHCGAQPHVTLGLALLYDPDVVSFFRERGLDVTSTPVWELEFAMTDRYTTVRSTDPWEVALELTRDGDTLELVVDGDLNVAERNLPE; from the coding sequence ATGGGCGAGAACGGCGAGAGCGAGCCAGAGACGCTGACCGGGTTCGACGCGGACGAGGTGTTCGCGCTCGTCGGCAACGAGACGCGAGCAGCGATCGTCCACGCACTTGGCGAGGCGGGCGGCCGGGACGTAGCCCGTGCGACGCTCTCCTTCTCGGAGCTTCGAAAGCGCGTGGGCGGGGACGTTCGGAGCAGTCAGTTCAACTACCACCTCCAACAACTCGTCGGCTCGTTCGTCGAACACGTCGATGACGGCTACCGCCTACACCGGGTCGGAATGCGGCTCTACCGCACCATCGTCGCGGGGACGTTCACGCAACGGGAACTCCTCGACCCGTTCGAGGTGGGCGTGGACTGTTACTTCTGCGGGTCGGCGGTCGAGGCGGCCTACGAGGACGCCCAGTTCATGGTCCAATGCCCGGACTGCGGGCACGCCTACATTCGGATGCTGATGCCGCCGAGCGCCGTCGACACGGACGACGACGCGGAACTGCTTGCTCGCGTCGACCAGTTCAACCGCCGGGACCTGCTCGCGTACGGTCGCGGCGTCTGCACTATCTGTGCCCACCCCCTGGACACGCAACTGATTCCGGCGGCGGACGCGCCGATGGCCGGGTCGGCTGAACTCGACGTGTTCGTCCACCGGCCCTGTGACCACTGCGGCGCACAGCCACACGTCACCCTCGGCCTCGCGCTCCTCTACGACCCGGACGTCGTCTCCTTCTTCCGCGAGCGCGGGCTGGACGTCACCAGCACACCGGTCTGGGAACTCGAGTTCGCGATGACCGACCGCTACACGACAGTTCGCTCGACGGACCCCTGGGAGGTCGCGCTGGAACTCACGCGAGACGGCGACACCCTCGAACTCGTCGTGGACGGCGACCTGAACGTCGCCGAGCGGAACCTACCGGAGTAA